Below is a genomic region from bacterium.
ACATTTTACGCGTATTTTTTGTGCAACTAACTTCTCAACAAGATGGCTTCCTATAAAACCATTTGCACCTGTAACAAGTACATACTTCATTCCAGCTCCGTTTCATACATGTAATGGGTTTAAAATTAATAAAATCAAAAGAAAATCGCAAGCAATTTCAGTCAGGCCGGCTCATGTTGTATATTCAATAAACAGATTGATTTTATCGTATAAATTTAGTAAAATTTCAGATATAATTAAGAATGTTAAAACTCCCACACAGATCCTTCACGGACAGAATGACTGGCGGGTTCCATATGCACAAGGCAAGGAATTTTATGTATCATTAAAGCGCCTCGGAGTTCCAACTGAAATGGTTGCATATCCAAGAACGCCTCACAGCCCGAGAGAGCCGAAACTGTTGATGGATGTTTCTTACAGGATAATGAAATGGTTTGAAAAAAATT
It encodes:
- a CDS encoding prolyl oligopeptidase family serine peptidase produces the protein MILSYKFSKISDIIKNVKTPTQILHGQNDWRVPYAQGKEFYVSLKRLGVPTEMVAYPRTPHSPREPKLLMDVSYRIMKWFEKNLRGNNFNK